One genomic region from Candidatus Eisenbacteria bacterium encodes:
- a CDS encoding ion transporter, translated as MNFLATQCRRIASSPGFQGFVMALILANAVLLGVETSPGVMARYGEAVQLAEGLIQFAFVIEIAIRLAAYLPRVHEFFREGWNVFDFSVVTLSLLPAAGPFATVARLARVLRVSRLVSVWPDLRLIIGTMLRSIPSMGHVIALLSLLLYVYAVLGYHLFHDVAPQHWGSLGRSLESLFQTLTLEGWVEIAKQSPHPIGWAYFASFIVIAVFVVTNLFIAVVINNLDKVKSEQMHAADEASDHRAVLARIEGLKAELNELERVLRSPRSRGRS; from the coding sequence ATGAACTTCCTGGCCACACAGTGCCGCCGCATCGCGTCGAGCCCGGGATTTCAGGGCTTCGTCATGGCTCTGATTCTCGCCAACGCGGTCCTGCTCGGAGTCGAGACCTCGCCGGGCGTGATGGCTCGCTACGGGGAGGCCGTCCAGCTCGCGGAGGGGTTGATTCAGTTCGCCTTCGTGATCGAGATCGCGATCCGCCTCGCCGCGTACCTGCCGCGGGTGCACGAGTTCTTCCGCGAGGGCTGGAACGTCTTCGACTTCTCCGTCGTGACGCTCTCCCTGCTTCCCGCGGCGGGACCGTTCGCCACCGTCGCTCGGCTCGCGCGCGTGCTCCGGGTGTCGCGGCTCGTCTCGGTCTGGCCGGACCTCCGGCTCATCATCGGCACGATGCTGCGCTCCATCCCGTCGATGGGCCACGTGATCGCCCTCTTGAGTCTGCTGCTCTACGTCTACGCCGTGCTCGGCTACCATCTCTTCCACGACGTCGCGCCGCAGCACTGGGGGTCGCTCGGCCGGTCCCTCGAGAGCCTGTTCCAGACGCTGACGCTCGAGGGATGGGTCGAGATCGCGAAGCAGAGCCCGCATCCGATCGGCTGGGCCTACTTCGCGAGCTTCATCGTCATCGCGGTGTTCGTCGTGACGAACCTGTTCATCGCCGTGGTCATCAACAACCTGGACAAGGTGAAGAGCGAGCAGATGCACGCGGCCGACGAGGCGAGCGATCACCGTGCGGTGCTCGCGAGGATCGAGGGGCTGAAGGCGGAGCTGAACGAGCTGGAGAGAGTGCTGAGGTCGCCCCGGTCTCGAGGACGATCCTAG
- a CDS encoding dienelactone hydrolase family protein — protein MERKRAGDYPQDLLNLFDQYVHGGIDRRAFLVGAARFAVGGVTAAMLLDELSPKFAEAQQVPPDDKRLDAKTLEYKSSEGSGTMKGYLARPASAKGKELPGILVIHENRGLNPHIEDVTRRLALDGFMAFAPDALTPLGGYPGTEDKARELFQKLDQSKTREDFLAAANLLRKRDDATGKIGAVGFCYGGGMVNYLATRMTELDAGVAFYGNQVPAADVPKIKAPLLLHFAETDERINAGWPAYEAALQEHKKKYEAFFYPGTQHGFNNDTTPRYDAAAAKLAWSRTVEFFKKHLT, from the coding sequence ATGGAACGGAAGCGAGCGGGTGACTATCCACAAGATCTGCTGAATCTCTTCGACCAGTACGTGCACGGCGGGATCGACCGCCGCGCCTTCCTGGTCGGCGCCGCACGGTTCGCGGTGGGTGGCGTGACCGCGGCGATGCTGCTCGACGAGCTGTCCCCGAAGTTCGCCGAGGCGCAGCAGGTGCCGCCCGACGACAAGCGCCTGGATGCCAAGACCCTGGAGTACAAGTCCTCCGAGGGGAGCGGCACGATGAAGGGCTATCTGGCACGTCCGGCGAGCGCGAAGGGGAAGGAGCTGCCGGGAATCCTCGTCATCCATGAGAACCGCGGCCTCAACCCGCACATCGAGGACGTCACGCGCCGGCTCGCGCTCGACGGCTTCATGGCCTTCGCGCCGGACGCGCTGACCCCGCTCGGCGGCTATCCGGGGACCGAGGACAAGGCGCGCGAGCTGTTCCAGAAGCTCGACCAGTCGAAGACGCGAGAGGATTTCCTGGCCGCGGCGAACCTTCTGCGGAAGCGCGACGACGCCACCGGCAAGATCGGCGCGGTCGGCTTCTGCTACGGGGGCGGCATGGTGAACTATCTCGCGACCCGGATGACGGAGCTCGACGCCGGCGTGGCGTTCTACGGCAACCAGGTGCCGGCGGCCGACGTGCCGAAGATCAAGGCCCCGCTGCTCCTCCACTTCGCGGAGACCGATGAGCGCATCAACGCTGGCTGGCCCGCGTACGAGGCGGCGCTCCAGGAGCACAAGAAGAAGTACGAGGCGTTCTTCTATCCGGGCACGCAGCACGGCTTCAACAACGACACGACGCCCCGATATGACGCCGCGGCGGCGAAGCTGGCGTGGTCGCGTACGGTCGAGTTCTTCAAGAAACACCTGACCTAG
- a CDS encoding DUF2087 domain-containing protein codes for MDASLPRELRPLLDGQGRITQWPAKQKVQRMAIDYLAGRFIRGREYTEREVNELLLDWHTFRDWALLRRMLCDWGHMTRDRDGTRYRLLPPPPSLSRV; via the coding sequence ATGGACGCATCGCTTCCCCGTGAGCTTCGCCCGCTCCTGGACGGGCAGGGCCGGATCACGCAGTGGCCGGCCAAGCAGAAGGTCCAGCGGATGGCCATCGACTATCTTGCGGGCCGTTTCATCCGGGGACGCGAGTACACCGAGCGTGAGGTCAACGAGCTGCTCCTGGACTGGCATACCTTCCGCGACTGGGCCCTGCTCCGGCGGATGCTCTGCGACTGGGGGCACATGACCCGAGACCGTGACGGCACCCGGTACCGGTTGTTGCCACCTCCCCCGAGCTTGTCCCGGGTATGA